A window of the Actinomycetota bacterium genome harbors these coding sequences:
- a CDS encoding class I SAM-dependent methyltransferase: MKRNGSRWGSTSLGSGRAVTSPQGYWFRAPILSCVPGSLATHPSACPICASTGGREVLCARDHRRGMPGEFRVVECTSCRLCRTDPWPDDPGAWYPDEYPQHAAGESVTARASRLALQRAGTAPGPVARALGVTIPEAETGGPMRPGMRVLDVGAGTGGAVLAFRDAGHEAWGVDPSARAVEVARERGNTWVLQGSLDALVHDGSLPDGPWDVIRMSQVLEHVPDPLATLGVIRGLLAPGGRLIVGVPNIRSLAARATRGAWDGLELPRHLVHYDRDSLRWVLALAGFRVMSLRTTPLMGVLPGSLDARTAGGDRQRGWGDALPVR, from the coding sequence ATGAAGAGGAACGGATCCCGGTGGGGGAGCACGTCCTTGGGGTCCGGAAGAGCGGTCACGTCCCCGCAAGGCTACTGGTTTCGGGCCCCTATCCTCTCGTGCGTGCCGGGATCCCTCGCCACCCATCCATCGGCCTGCCCCATCTGCGCATCCACCGGTGGCCGCGAGGTGCTCTGCGCCCGCGATCACCGCCGGGGCATGCCCGGGGAGTTCCGCGTGGTGGAGTGCACCTCGTGCCGCCTGTGCCGCACCGATCCGTGGCCCGACGACCCCGGCGCCTGGTACCCGGATGAGTACCCCCAGCACGCCGCCGGCGAGTCGGTGACCGCCCGGGCATCGCGCCTGGCGCTGCAGCGCGCGGGCACGGCCCCCGGCCCGGTGGCCCGAGCATTGGGGGTGACGATCCCCGAGGCCGAGACCGGCGGGCCCATGCGGCCCGGCATGCGGGTGCTCGACGTGGGCGCAGGCACCGGCGGCGCCGTCTTGGCATTCCGAGACGCCGGGCACGAGGCCTGGGGGGTGGATCCCTCTGCACGCGCCGTGGAGGTCGCACGCGAGCGGGGCAACACCTGGGTGCTGCAGGGCTCGCTCGACGCCCTTGTGCACGACGGATCGCTGCCCGACGGCCCCTGGGACGTGATCCGCATGTCACAGGTGCTCGAGCACGTGCCGGATCCGCTGGCCACCCTCGGCGTCATCCGTGGGCTGCTCGCCCCGGGAGGTCGCCTGATCGTGGGCGTCCCCAATATCCGATCGCTCGCGGCGCGCGCCACGCGTGGCGCATGGGACGGGCTCGAGTTGCCCCGGCACCTTGTGCACTACGACCGCGACTCGCTGCGATGGGTGCTGGCGCTCGCGGGGTTCCGTGTCATGTCACTGCGCACCACGCCGCTGATGGGCGTGTTGCCCGGATCACTCGATGCCCGCACCGCGGGTGGCGATCGCCAGCGCGGCTGGGGAGATGCGCTGCCGGTGCG
- a CDS encoding beta-hydroxyacyl-ACP dehydratase: MTALPDPKDVLPHRDPFLFIDEVLELVPGESARARWTLRPDTPFLAGHFPGEPIMPGVIIVEALAQTGALAALSTDDGKGKLALFAGVDKCRFKRPVRPGDTLEFETRVTRVRGPIGEAEAVAKVGDQVACQATLKFAIVDRDQLEGS; the protein is encoded by the coding sequence GTGACCGCTCTTCCGGACCCCAAGGACGTGCTCCCCCACCGGGATCCGTTCCTCTTCATCGACGAGGTGCTGGAACTGGTTCCCGGCGAGTCGGCGCGGGCGAGGTGGACCCTTCGCCCCGACACCCCGTTCCTGGCTGGCCACTTCCCCGGCGAGCCCATCATGCCGGGGGTCATCATCGTCGAGGCGCTGGCCCAGACGGGCGCGCTCGCGGCGCTGTCCACCGACGACGGAAAGGGCAAGCTGGCCCTGTTCGCCGGCGTGGACAAGTGCCGGTTCAAGCGGCCGGTGCGTCCCGGCGACACCCTGGAGTTCGAGACACGGGTCACCCGCGTGCGCGGGCCGATCGGCGAGGCCGAGGCCGTGGCGAAGGTGGGCGACCAGGTGGCGTGCCAGGCCACGCTGAAGTTCGCGATCGTCGACCGCGACCAACTGGAGGGCTCGTGA
- a CDS encoding ketoacyl-ACP synthase III: protein MAATGRSRPRARLTGVGTYLPERVLTNAELEEMVDTSDEWIMSRTGIRQRHIAADDLATTDLAAEAVNDLLSRTGTDPASVDLLIVATTTPDYVFPPCAPMVGTTCGMDHVAAYDTNAVCSGFMYGIAQATGMIESGIARRAVVVGAETLSRIIDWNDRATCVLFADGAGAVMLEADDGEQGSGVMGVELGSDGSSPADLWVPAGGTRTPRTDATPHADTCIQMNGREVFRFATRILVESSQRLLDEAGMTMDDVDLLVAHQANERILDHASERMGIAREKVVMNLDRVGNTSSASIPLAMADARDRGLLEEGAVVLMVGFGAGLTWGSVLVRWEPRA from the coding sequence GTGGCGGCCACGGGCCGCAGCCGCCCGCGCGCGCGGCTCACGGGCGTGGGCACCTACCTGCCAGAGCGCGTGCTCACCAACGCGGAGCTCGAGGAGATGGTGGACACCAGCGACGAGTGGATCATGTCGCGCACGGGCATCCGCCAGCGCCACATCGCCGCTGACGACTTGGCCACCACCGACCTGGCCGCCGAGGCCGTGAACGACCTGCTCTCGCGCACCGGCACCGACCCCGCGAGCGTTGACCTGCTCATCGTGGCCACCACCACGCCCGACTACGTGTTCCCGCCCTGCGCGCCCATGGTGGGCACCACGTGCGGCATGGACCACGTGGCCGCCTACGACACCAACGCTGTGTGCTCGGGGTTCATGTACGGCATCGCCCAGGCCACCGGCATGATCGAGAGCGGCATCGCCCGCCGCGCCGTGGTGGTGGGGGCCGAGACCCTGTCGCGCATCATCGACTGGAACGACCGCGCCACCTGCGTGCTGTTCGCCGACGGCGCAGGCGCCGTGATGCTCGAGGCCGACGATGGCGAGCAGGGCAGCGGAGTGATGGGCGTGGAGCTGGGGTCGGATGGCAGCAGCCCGGCCGACCTCTGGGTTCCGGCGGGCGGCACGCGTACGCCCCGCACCGACGCCACCCCGCACGCCGACACCTGCATCCAGATGAACGGCCGCGAGGTGTTCCGGTTCGCCACGCGAATCCTCGTGGAGAGCAGCCAGCGCCTGCTCGACGAGGCCGGCATGACCATGGACGACGTCGACCTGCTCGTGGCCCACCAGGCCAACGAGCGAATCCTCGACCACGCGTCCGAGCGCATGGGGATCGCGCGCGAGAAGGTGGTGATGAACCTCGACCGCGTGGGAAACACCTCATCGGCCAGCATCCCGCTGGCCATGGCCGATGCCCGCGATCGGGGGCTGCTCGA